The following proteins are co-located in the Desulfatitalea tepidiphila genome:
- a CDS encoding serine/threonine-protein kinase, giving the protein MASIRTMNFDHLVGQTVGTSRLLKQLDRGAMSVVFVAFQKSLKRQIAVKILPKALMTPRIAELFQQEAEAAAFLSHPSIIPVYEVGETEDFLYFTMQLIKGQSLAYYIRQARRNVLPSKRMIPVQTSLKIVLKVLDALDYANRLGVVHRDIKPRNILIESHSKRPIITDFGVARSYGGSDDDHRIMVGTPTYMAPEQIISGVVDGRADVYATGVMLLEMLCGGLPYPPYDSAVKLLKIKLRLQDRIFSKTPSQVNPQADKELDDVVLRAVAYDPERRYSSCRDFAEALENWLANRPSQT; this is encoded by the coding sequence ATGGCTTCCATCCGAACAATGAATTTCGACCATCTGGTGGGGCAGACGGTCGGCACCAGCCGATTGCTGAAACAACTCGATCGCGGCGCCATGTCCGTGGTCTTCGTGGCCTTCCAGAAATCGTTGAAACGCCAGATCGCCGTAAAGATCCTGCCCAAGGCGTTGATGACACCCAGGATCGCGGAGCTTTTCCAGCAGGAGGCCGAGGCGGCCGCGTTCCTCTCGCACCCCAGCATCATTCCGGTCTACGAAGTGGGGGAAACAGAAGATTTTCTCTATTTCACCATGCAGTTGATCAAGGGGCAATCCTTGGCCTATTACATCCGCCAGGCACGGCGTAACGTGCTGCCCTCCAAACGGATGATTCCGGTCCAGACCTCCCTTAAAATCGTTCTCAAGGTGTTGGATGCCCTGGATTACGCCAACCGCCTCGGTGTGGTGCATCGCGACATCAAGCCGCGCAACATCCTGATCGAAAGCCACTCCAAACGTCCGATCATCACCGACTTCGGCGTGGCGCGCTCCTACGGAGGCTCGGATGACGATCATCGCATCATGGTCGGCACCCCCACCTATATGGCGCCCGAGCAGATCATTTCAGGCGTCGTCGACGGCAGGGCGGATGTGTATGCCACCGGCGTCATGTTACTGGAGATGCTTTGCGGCGGCCTGCCATACCCCCCTTATGATTCGGCCGTCAAACTGCTTAAAATAAAATTGCGCCTGCAGGACCGGATTTTCAGCAAGACGCCCTCTCAGGTCAATCCGCAGGCCGACAAGGAACTGGACGACGTCGTGCTGCGGGCGGTCGCCTACGACCCGGAACGGCGCTACTCCTCCTGCCGGGATTTTGCCGAGGCTCTGGAAAACTGGCTCGCCAACAGGCCATCCCAAACTTGA
- a CDS encoding B12-binding domain-containing radical SAM protein: MALDAVIVADYGSESFSGTNPLKLHIGGRLADIQTVMNVVQHHGRLSPPIVGEGRLSWSSAPKLNGIYLVSYLARQGLDVAVVDDFSADKEKMRRLLAEAPQAVVISTTFITRKQLLVEMVREIRLLSDDVKIIIGGPFVYTSYLIYQRSLAEAGYLPEEAGHDFLFIENDGQPEADLFIVASQGEDILSRALRRIKRHEDIGGLPNTAIFKDGAFAFGVRSDAVILQNHSIDWERLPDEVFRSGVVPLQASSGCPYHCAFCNFVKDRRLTAVKPLEQLLTEMRQVRARGARYVWFVDDNFRLGKGDLEAVCERLIREDLGLRWMTFIRASTLDPVDPDLLRRAGCVEVQLGLESADPQVLRNMNKRATPELYDRVLPKLLSSGINCSCYLIFGFPGETDESARRTMDFMRRHEAARHPGCLSWSIFPFLLTPLSPVYEKEARAAYDLSGYMKTWRHATMNNEQAMGYVIRAFLEIEHSGAIYRDDNQDLLNGLDPHRRKCFISVRHALSKAAMQTELTLEALQNAFQPLFE; this comes from the coding sequence ATGGCGCTGGATGCCGTGATTGTTGCCGACTATGGTTCGGAGAGCTTTTCCGGAACCAACCCGCTTAAATTGCATATCGGTGGCCGCTTGGCCGATATTCAAACGGTGATGAACGTGGTGCAACACCACGGCCGCCTCTCCCCGCCGATTGTCGGCGAAGGGCGCCTGAGCTGGTCATCGGCACCCAAACTCAACGGCATTTATCTGGTCAGCTATTTGGCCCGTCAGGGGTTGGATGTGGCCGTCGTCGACGACTTTTCAGCAGACAAGGAGAAGATGCGACGGCTGTTGGCAGAAGCACCGCAGGCCGTGGTCATTTCCACCACCTTCATTACCCGAAAGCAGCTCCTGGTCGAGATGGTGCGAGAGATACGCCTCCTTTCTGATGATGTGAAGATCATCATCGGGGGGCCGTTCGTTTATACCTCCTACCTCATCTATCAACGGTCCCTTGCGGAGGCAGGCTACCTTCCCGAGGAAGCAGGCCACGATTTTCTTTTCATCGAAAATGACGGGCAGCCCGAAGCGGACCTGTTCATCGTGGCATCCCAGGGCGAGGATATTCTATCTCGGGCCCTCAGGCGGATCAAGCGGCACGAAGATATCGGCGGTTTGCCCAATACGGCGATTTTCAAGGATGGCGCGTTTGCCTTCGGCGTGCGATCCGATGCCGTCATCCTCCAGAATCATTCCATCGACTGGGAGAGGCTGCCCGATGAGGTGTTCAGGTCCGGGGTCGTGCCGCTCCAGGCCAGCAGCGGCTGTCCGTACCATTGCGCATTCTGCAATTTCGTCAAAGACCGGCGCCTCACCGCCGTCAAACCGTTGGAGCAATTGCTGACCGAGATGCGGCAGGTGCGGGCGCGCGGCGCGCGGTATGTGTGGTTCGTGGACGACAACTTCCGACTGGGTAAGGGGGACCTGGAAGCGGTGTGCGAACGGCTGATCCGGGAAGACCTGGGCCTTCGATGGATGACCTTCATCCGCGCGAGCACCCTGGACCCGGTGGACCCCGATCTTCTTCGACGGGCCGGTTGCGTGGAGGTGCAGCTGGGGCTCGAATCCGCCGATCCCCAAGTCCTGCGCAACATGAACAAGCGCGCCACGCCCGAACTTTATGACCGCGTGCTGCCCAAGCTGCTTTCCAGCGGCATCAACTGCTCCTGCTATCTGATTTTCGGGTTTCCCGGGGAGACGGACGAATCGGCCCGGCGGACCATGGATTTCATGCGTCGACACGAGGCCGCCCGACACCCGGGGTGCCTCAGCTGGTCGATCTTTCCCTTTTTGCTTACACCGCTCAGTCCCGTCTATGAGAAGGAGGCCCGGGCCGCTTATGATCTGTCCGGTTACATGAAGACATGGCGTCATGCCACCATGAATAACGAACAGGCCATGGGTTATGTAATCCGGGCATTTTTAGAAATTGAACATTCGGGAGCGATCTACAGGGATGACAATCAGGATCTGCTCAACGGCCTCGACCCACATCGCCGCAAATGCTTCATCAGCGTGCGCCACGCGCTGTCCAAAGCGGCCATGCAAACGGAACTTACGCTGGAGGCGCTTCAAAATGCGTTCCAGCCGCTCTTTGAATGA